The DNA region CTTTATCATGCCAGGCTAGTCTAAGACTCATATGCATTGTCATACTAATCCCCCTCTTATATCACAAAATTGTTGAATATGCACATGTACTATGCTTAGATTATAACATTATTTTACCAAAAAATCAAGCGAAAGTATAAATTTCAAAAACTATCAGTTAATCTGTTCTTCAATTTGGATTTATTCTTAATGTAATATACTGCTTGATAAGATAAAAGCTCCATCCTTTAAAATAGATAGAGCTTATTATCAGTATTCATAAATAGTTATTGTACATCAATAATTTTGGCTTTATTACAGGGATAAAGTTAATCACTCCAACCCCGCCTTTGTCTTATCCTGCTCCTTGCTTTTACTCTGCTTCGGCTTCTTCGCTATCCTCATAGCATCACGTTTCAGCTTCGCCCTTTCAAAGTAACAGGTCTTCTCACGTTTCGGTGCGTTCTTTTTCGCTTCGATCGCTTCTTGGTTCAGTTCCTCCGTAAGCGTTCTCAGCCTGTCTTCCTTCGTTTCCAGTTCTTCCGCATGTGGAAACGGTTCTGAGGCGATCTTCTGAGCTTCGGAATAGTCGATCCTCAGCTGTGCAAGGTTGTCTTTTACACTTGCTATCCTGCCGTCAATATTGTACAGTGCCGATTCAAGGCGGTTGAGGTTATGGGCAAAGCTTTCAATAAGCTTCGTGCTGTGAACGGTGGCACCGTTTATCGTGGCAGACATGCCTCCGCCCATCATTTCACTGTGTATCGTAACCGACAGGTCGAAGCCCTGAAAGCTACCGATCTTAACTGGTGTGTCGGCGTACTTTACAGAAAGTGCAGCACCCTCGAAAGCCTTTGCAGCTTCCTTTTTATCCGTGTATTCCTTGTCACCGATAGTAATTCTGAATACTGGTCGCTTCGTCTCGGGATCGAACGTAAGCTTTCTAAGAGCTTCACGGTCGGTGTGAAGTCCGTCAAGCAGAGCGGTTATTTTCTCCTCTTTTTCAGGAAAAGCCTTTATCTTGTCTTCCATCTCGTACACCGTGTTGCGGTATTCGGCGGCAAGGACTTTCAGTTCCTTTACATCATTGTCGAGCATCAGCTTTTCCTTGATACGTTCGTCACCTGTACAGAGAGCTTTGATTTCTGAATAAGTCAGAGCCTGCTGGTCAACGTCCTCGCACTTGCGGGCTGGAGTTTTTGAAGTCATGATCTGACTGATAAACCGCTGCTTGTTTTCAAGAGTCTGAAAACTGTACGCATCAAACGTACCCTTGGTAACGTACCTGAATATCTGAACATTCTTGTTTTCGTTGCCCTGTCTGATAATACGTCCGGCGCGTTGCTGCAGATCCGCCGGACGCCACGGTATGTCGATATCGTGGACAGCGATCAGCTTTTTCTGGACGTTCGTACCGGTTCCCATCTTGGCGGTTGAGCCAAGCAGGATGCGGATGTCACCATTGCGTACTTTCTCGAAAAGCTCGGATTTCTGCTTCTCGTTCTTCGCATCGTGTATGTAGGCAATTTCGTCTGCCGGAATGCCACGTGCGATCAGCTTGTCACGTATGTCGTCGTACACGCAGAAGTCGCATTCTTCTTCCAGTGAATCAATTTCCGCCATTGACTTATTATCGTTTGCATCGTCGGTATCTTCGCCGGCGATTTCTGTTTCGGCGGTGTTTTTATGCGGTACGCCGAGATCACAGAAAACTATCTGTGTAAGCCTGTCCGCAGCCGTTTCGGCATGTATGCGTGCCACGTTTTCCACACAGCGGTTAAGCTTTGTGGAAGGGTCGTCTTCAAACGACGGGTCGATAAGGCGCGGGTCGAGTCCGAGTTTGCGTCCGTCCGACGTGATCTTCAGCATGTTGTCCCGGCTCGGATCAACGTTGCCGGCATTTATCTCATCGGCTCTGTCCGAAAGCTCCTGTACAAGTTTCTGCTGGAAAGGAGTAGCTTCCACGTTGACTACATGATATTCACACTCCGGAACATCAAGTTTAAGTGTGTCAGCAGTGCGTATATCAGCGATCTGCTTGAACATCGACATGAGCTCTGGCAGACCTGTGTAGTTCGCAATGCGTGTACGTTCCTTGAAGCCATTGCCCGCAGGTTTCAGCTCCCATTCCGTTTTCTGCTCGCCGAATACGGAAACCCAGTTGTCGAAGTGATGCAGACCGTGTTCCTTCAGAAAGTCGTATTCGAGATAACGCATCATCGTGTGCAGCTCCGTTATCGAGTTGCTCAGCGGTGTGCCGTAAGCAACACCTTAGCAACGATTATTTGGTAATGTTGGACGGTTGGTTTTACAGCAATAAAACCGAAAGGACAGATA from Ruminococcus albus AD2013 includes:
- a CDS encoding helicase-related protein, which translates into the protein MSNSITELHTMMRYLEYDFLKEHGLHHFDNWVSVFGEQKTEWELKPAGNGFKERTRIANYTGLPELMSMFKQIADIRTADTLKLDVPECEYHVVNVEATPFQQKLVQELSDRADEINAGNVDPSRDNMLKITSDGRKLGLDPRLIDPSFEDDPSTKLNRCVENVARIHAETAADRLTQIVFCDLGVPHKNTAETEIAGEDTDDANDNKSMAEIDSLEEECDFCVYDDIRDKLIARGIPADEIAYIHDAKNEKQKSELFEKVRNGDIRILLGSTAKMGTGTNVQKKLIAVHDIDIPWRPADLQQRAGRIIRQGNENKNVQIFRYVTKGTFDAYSFQTLENKQRFISQIMTSKTPARKCEDVDQQALTYSEIKALCTGDERIKEKLMLDNDVKELKVLAAEYRNTVYEMEDKIKAFPEKEEKITALLDGLHTDREALRKLTFDPETKRPVFRITIGDKEYTDKKEAAKAFEGAALSVKYADTPVKIGSFQGFDLSVTIHSEMMGGGMSATINGATVHSTKLIESFAHNLNRLESALYNIDGRIASVKDNLAQLRIDYSEAQKIASEPFPHAEELETKEDRLRTLTEELNQEAIEAKKNAPKREKTCYFERAKLKRDAMRIAKKPKQSKSKEQDKTKAGLE